From Hymenobacter sedentarius, a single genomic window includes:
- a CDS encoding MlaD family protein, which yields MSKEIKVALLTIVAIAALVIGYNFLRGSNVLSSDHTYYATYPKVEGLNVGAMVALNGIKVGQVKSMQLQPDKDNSVRVALELQKDIVVGDSTTASLGGTLLGSKGITLTLGKNTKVYTGGEEIRTVTPSSITDAFQAKALPVLDTVGATLSHINGFLNRDAQTNIQQTLLGARGTTEALQKLIVDNQRNINQITRNLAQMSTALNKTTGKLDRIAVNFSQLSDSLKAAPVGPALRRLNATMAEAQTTVASLNRALNDKKGSMGKLLNDTLLYNNLNATAASSNDLLVDLKANPKRYVHFSVFGGGKEKSKVETTKKPNGTTTTEVKKVETTPALAPMK from the coding sequence GTGTCTAAAGAAATAAAAGTAGCGTTGCTGACCATTGTGGCCATTGCGGCGCTCGTTATCGGCTATAATTTTCTGCGCGGCAGCAACGTTTTGTCTTCCGACCACACCTACTACGCCACCTATCCCAAGGTGGAGGGCCTGAACGTGGGCGCGATGGTTGCGCTCAACGGCATCAAGGTGGGGCAGGTGAAAAGCATGCAGCTGCAGCCCGACAAAGACAATAGCGTGCGCGTGGCCCTGGAGCTGCAAAAAGACATCGTGGTGGGCGACTCGACCACGGCGAGCCTGGGCGGCACGCTGCTCGGCTCCAAAGGAATTACCCTGACGCTGGGGAAAAACACGAAGGTGTATACCGGCGGCGAGGAAATCCGCACCGTGACCCCTTCCAGCATTACCGACGCGTTTCAGGCCAAGGCCCTGCCCGTGCTGGATACGGTGGGCGCCACGCTTTCGCACATCAACGGCTTCCTGAACCGCGACGCCCAGACCAACATTCAGCAGACCCTGCTGGGCGCCCGCGGCACCACCGAGGCGCTGCAAAAGCTGATTGTAGACAACCAGCGCAACATCAACCAGATTACGCGTAACCTGGCCCAGATGAGCACGGCGCTGAACAAGACCACGGGCAAGCTCGACCGCATTGCCGTGAACTTCTCGCAGCTGTCCGACTCGCTGAAGGCCGCGCCCGTGGGCCCCGCCCTGCGCCGCCTCAACGCCACCATGGCCGAGGCCCAAACCACCGTGGCTAGCCTGAACCGCGCCTTGAACGACAAAAAAGGCTCGATGGGCAAGCTGCTCAACGACACCCTGCTCTACAACAACCTCAACGCCACGGCCGCCAGCTCCAACGACCTGCTCGTGGACCTCAAGGCCAACCCGAAGCGTTACGTGCACTTCTCGGTATTTGGCGGTGGCAAAGAGAAGAGCAAAGTAGAGACCACCAAGAAGCCCAACGGAACCACCACCACGGAAGTGAAAAAGGTAGAAACCACGCCGGCCCTTGCGCCCATGAAGTAG
- a CDS encoding N-acetylmuramoyl-L-alanine amidase → MRIIVILASAALLVLGAGSGEWNAEAQTPADSTRVALDSARTAPDSPNAPYRYRLRTVVLDAGHGGKDRGCAGASAREADVALNLVLALGRQIQENMPDVKVIYTRKTNVFIELDERAAIANRNHADLFISIHCNAGPSQSHGTEVWTMGLHKTTANLGVAQRENSVILQEKDYKTRYDGFDPSSPQSHILFSLFQSAYITNSLRFAQRVDRQLRTSVSRPSRGVKQAGFLVLWKSTMPSVLIESGFLTNPSEERYLNDKANQSYMAAGIYRAFREYKRELEGGS, encoded by the coding sequence GTGCGGATTATTGTCATCCTGGCCAGTGCCGCCCTGCTGGTGCTCGGCGCCGGCAGCGGGGAGTGGAACGCGGAGGCCCAGACGCCGGCCGATTCGACCCGCGTCGCGCTCGATTCTGCGCGCACGGCCCCCGATTCTCCCAATGCGCCCTACCGCTACCGGCTGCGCACCGTGGTGCTCGACGCGGGCCACGGCGGCAAAGACCGCGGCTGCGCGGGCGCCTCGGCCCGGGAGGCCGACGTGGCTCTGAACCTGGTGCTGGCCCTGGGCCGCCAGATTCAGGAAAACATGCCCGATGTGAAGGTCATTTACACGCGCAAGACCAACGTGTTTATTGAGCTGGACGAGCGTGCTGCCATTGCCAACCGCAACCACGCCGACCTGTTCATCTCCATCCATTGCAACGCCGGCCCCAGCCAAAGCCACGGCACCGAGGTGTGGACCATGGGCCTGCACAAAACCACCGCCAACCTGGGCGTGGCCCAACGCGAAAACTCGGTTATTCTCCAGGAAAAGGACTACAAAACCCGCTACGACGGCTTCGACCCCAGCTCGCCCCAGAGCCACATTCTGTTCTCGCTGTTCCAGTCGGCCTACATCACCAACAGCCTGCGCTTTGCCCAGCGCGTAGACCGGCAGCTGCGCACCAGCGTGAGCCGGCCCAGCCGCGGCGTAAAGCAGGCCGGCTTTCTGGTGCTTTGGAAGTCGACCATGCCCTCGGTGCTCATCGAATCCGGCTTCCTCACCAACCCTTCCGAAGAGCGGTACCTCAACGACAAAGCTAATCAGTCGTATATGGCGGCGGGAATCTATCGGGCCTTCCGCGAATACAAGCGCGAACTCGAAGGCGGCTCCTGA
- the panB gene encoding 3-methyl-2-oxobutanoate hydroxymethyltransferase, with translation MSQHKEVKLVTTHQMLAMKQRGEKISMLTAYDYSMAQILDGAGIDVLLVGDSASNVMAGHETTLPITLDQIIYHAQGVVRAVKRAFVVVDMPFGSYQGNSSEALRSAIRIMKESGGHGVKLEGGAEVKDSIIRILTAGIPVMGHLGLTPQSIYKFGTYTVRAKEEAEAQKLLEDARLLQEIGCFGLVLEKIPAALAKQVAEELTIPVIGIGAGRHVDGQVLVVHDMLGLTKEFKPRFLRRYAELHDIMTEAVQHYVADVKSREFPSEEEGY, from the coding sequence ATGTCGCAGCACAAGGAAGTCAAACTCGTTACCACCCACCAAATGCTGGCCATGAAGCAGCGGGGGGAAAAAATCTCCATGCTCACGGCCTACGACTACTCGATGGCCCAAATCCTTGACGGGGCGGGCATCGACGTGCTGCTCGTCGGCGACTCGGCCTCCAACGTCATGGCTGGCCACGAAACCACGCTGCCCATTACCCTCGACCAGATTATCTACCACGCCCAAGGCGTAGTGCGGGCCGTGAAGCGCGCCTTTGTGGTGGTAGATATGCCGTTTGGCTCGTACCAGGGTAACTCTTCGGAAGCTCTACGCTCGGCCATCCGCATCATGAAAGAGAGCGGCGGCCACGGCGTGAAGCTCGAAGGCGGCGCCGAGGTGAAGGATTCCATCATCCGCATTCTCACGGCCGGCATCCCGGTCATGGGCCACCTGGGCCTCACGCCCCAGAGCATTTATAAGTTCGGCACCTACACCGTGCGCGCCAAGGAAGAAGCCGAGGCCCAGAAGCTGCTCGAAGACGCCCGCCTACTCCAGGAAATTGGCTGCTTTGGCTTGGTGCTCGAAAAAATCCCCGCGGCCCTGGCCAAGCAAGTGGCCGAGGAGCTGACCATTCCGGTTATCGGCATCGGCGCCGGGCGCCATGTCGACGGCCAGGTACTGGTCGTGCACGACATGCTGGGCCTCACCAAGGAGTTCAAGCCCCGCTTCCTGCGTCGCTACGCCGAGCTACACGACATCATGACCGAGGCTGTGCAGCACTACGTGGCCGACGTGAAAAGCCGGGAGTTCCCCAGCGAAGAAGAAGGCTACTAA
- a CDS encoding PH domain-containing protein, whose protein sequence is MSAFSKLLHENHDPRIVEKLMRKVGCLLTIGEEVKCVTAQKRLLFNGSPDYVVLTYRRIIFCWVRDFGLSLELEDYQWKDVLETRFEPGWLGAKLLLKTARRTRQMAYLPRKACLELRQFVQDREAQDREYAQFPLWGCVLPEAGSAQLPPTPPRAPDDLSVKMNQLEKMLKYRLISTDEFEERRDAMLVLW, encoded by the coding sequence ATGAGTGCGTTCTCGAAGCTGCTGCACGAAAACCATGACCCTAGAATCGTGGAAAAGCTGATGCGCAAAGTTGGCTGCCTGCTCACCATCGGGGAAGAGGTGAAGTGCGTGACGGCCCAGAAGCGGCTGCTGTTTAATGGGTCTCCCGATTACGTCGTGCTCACCTACAGGCGCATTATTTTTTGCTGGGTTCGGGACTTTGGGCTGAGCCTGGAGCTGGAGGATTACCAGTGGAAAGACGTGCTGGAAACCCGATTTGAGCCAGGCTGGCTGGGAGCAAAGCTGCTGTTGAAAACCGCCCGGCGGACGCGGCAGATGGCATATCTGCCTAGAAAAGCGTGCCTAGAGCTCCGTCAGTTTGTGCAGGACCGGGAGGCGCAGGACCGCGAATACGCCCAGTTTCCCCTTTGGGGCTGCGTGCTGCCGGAAGCCGGCTCAGCTCAACTCCCCCCGACCCCGCCACGCGCCCCCGACGACCTATCCGTGAAGATGAACCAGCTCGAAAAGATGCTGAAGTACCGGCTTATCAGTACAGACGAATTTGAGGAGCGGCGCGACGCCATGCTCGTCTTGTGGTAG
- a CDS encoding putative LPS assembly protein LptD, whose protein sequence is MVAGAAGSAWGQAVTPPKPTPQAKAAKKRTATNAPAPAQPKVPLAKPTQRPGSAPTPPVRFISPDPRDPQGPPPAGARNTGQPRVPGTSHKPVPDTLAPGGVRNTGLPGAVSRTGDSLQVSGKPKGQIETTIKYAAKDSIQFDVTGKVARLYNKASVDYGDTDLKAAVITVDYGKNTMTADGKRDSLNNKLEGRPVLNDKGGLYTAKSIAYNFKTKKARVSEAVTTQGEGYVSASVIKRQPNGDIDGLIGRYTTCNLEHPHFYIQAKRMKVIPGDKVVTGPFNLVIGDVPTPLGFLFGFFPMPTTNRGSGVIIPTFGQAADRGYYLSNGGYYFAPNDYIGVRLTGDVYAGNAQSFGGWGATADVSYLKRYTFQGNFNFRFSTRPSDQILTTDATTGPAYIKPAAANSFWITWSHTPVPKPGGGRFSASVNAGTSSFNKINSLDARRYLSTQFSSSISYSKQLRNLPINYDVRLSQSQGTDGSMTFTLPDVSLGLARQYPYQWFGIEPGAYKLGKVYEQFTLSYNLTARNEVSNIVPARSLANGLPLLGGTTVPTNIPLNLDNIGKVLRNSRNGVQHSFGIGLGSYSIAQHLQFTPSLNYGEVWYGQRLNYRFSPVAQAVRIDTTYGLYRINNYSASASLNTTFYGTINRKGTHKIQALRHKVTPSLNYSYSPDFTQRSSVFPQPDLYGLRNQFNQLVPRDQLQVVNGRNPYPFSSFNNFLYGTPGGSKQSQITFNLQNSVEMKVREANDTTGTNPFRKASLIEGLDFSTGYNFAADSLKLQPVAVNFRTQVARKLNLNSTALFEPYQRDAQGRTIDKYLFEANPRKLLRLASATFGATYSFNPASGNRKSVVPRAVAPTNDPTLGTVGQPNYYADYVDFEIPWELALTYAAGYTTNPVPLKPGDVRPPILALNTVGVTGSVKLTPNLRLSYNLGYDITHQTITYPNVTFFRDLHCWQITGQWIPFGVTKGYGFTISAKSSLLQDLKLNRNRYQQYQ, encoded by the coding sequence ATGGTGGCCGGTGCGGCCGGATCCGCCTGGGGCCAGGCCGTGACGCCACCCAAGCCCACGCCCCAAGCCAAGGCAGCGAAAAAGCGCACGGCCACCAACGCCCCGGCGCCCGCCCAGCCCAAGGTGCCCCTGGCCAAGCCCACGCAGCGGCCGGGCAGCGCCCCCACCCCACCGGTGCGCTTTATCTCGCCCGACCCGCGCGACCCGCAAGGCCCACCTCCGGCCGGCGCCCGCAATACCGGCCAGCCCCGCGTGCCCGGCACCTCGCACAAGCCCGTGCCCGACACCCTGGCCCCCGGCGGCGTCCGCAACACGGGCTTGCCGGGCGCCGTGAGCCGCACCGGCGACTCGTTGCAGGTCTCGGGCAAGCCCAAAGGCCAGATTGAAACCACGATAAAGTACGCGGCCAAGGACTCCATCCAGTTCGACGTGACCGGCAAGGTGGCCCGCCTCTACAACAAGGCCAGCGTAGACTACGGTGACACCGACCTGAAAGCGGCCGTCATCACGGTGGACTACGGCAAGAACACCATGACGGCCGACGGCAAGCGCGACTCGCTGAACAACAAGCTCGAAGGCCGGCCTGTGCTCAATGACAAGGGCGGCTTGTACACGGCCAAAAGCATTGCCTACAACTTCAAAACCAAGAAGGCCCGAGTAAGTGAGGCCGTGACCACCCAGGGCGAAGGCTACGTGAGTGCCTCCGTGATTAAGCGGCAGCCCAACGGGGACATTGATGGCCTGATAGGCCGCTACACCACCTGCAACCTCGAGCACCCGCACTTCTACATTCAGGCCAAGCGCATGAAGGTGATTCCGGGCGATAAGGTGGTGACCGGCCCCTTCAACCTCGTGATTGGCGACGTGCCCACGCCGCTGGGCTTCCTGTTCGGCTTTTTCCCCATGCCTACCACCAACCGGGGCTCGGGCGTCATCATCCCCACCTTTGGGCAGGCTGCCGACCGCGGCTACTACCTGAGCAACGGCGGCTACTACTTCGCGCCCAACGACTACATCGGCGTGCGCCTGACCGGCGACGTGTACGCTGGCAACGCGCAGAGCTTCGGCGGCTGGGGCGCCACGGCCGACGTGTCGTACCTGAAGCGCTACACCTTTCAGGGCAATTTTAACTTTCGCTTCTCGACCCGGCCCAGCGACCAGATTCTAACCACCGACGCGACTACCGGCCCGGCTTACATCAAGCCGGCCGCGGCCAACTCGTTCTGGATTACCTGGAGCCACACGCCCGTGCCCAAGCCCGGCGGCGGGCGCTTCTCGGCCAGCGTGAACGCCGGCACCAGCAGCTTCAACAAAATAAACAGCCTCGACGCGCGCCGCTACCTGTCCACGCAGTTCAGCTCCAGCATCAGCTACTCCAAGCAGCTGCGCAACCTGCCCATCAACTACGACGTGCGGCTCAGCCAGAGCCAGGGCACCGACGGCTCGATGACTTTTACCCTGCCCGACGTGAGCCTGGGCTTGGCCCGGCAGTACCCGTACCAGTGGTTTGGCATTGAGCCGGGTGCGTACAAGCTGGGCAAAGTCTACGAGCAGTTCACCCTGAGCTACAACCTGACGGCGCGCAACGAAGTGAGCAACATTGTGCCGGCCCGCAGCCTCGCCAACGGGCTGCCCCTGCTGGGTGGCACCACCGTGCCCACCAACATCCCGCTCAACCTTGACAATATCGGGAAGGTGCTGCGCAACTCCCGCAACGGCGTGCAGCACAGCTTCGGCATTGGGTTGGGCTCCTATTCTATTGCCCAGCACTTGCAGTTCACGCCGTCGCTCAACTACGGCGAGGTCTGGTACGGCCAGCGGCTCAACTATCGCTTTAGCCCCGTGGCCCAGGCCGTGCGCATCGATACCACCTACGGCCTGTACCGCATCAACAACTACTCGGCGTCGGCCAGCCTGAACACCACGTTCTACGGCACCATCAACCGCAAGGGCACCCACAAAATCCAGGCCCTGCGCCACAAAGTCACGCCCAGCCTGAACTACAGCTACTCGCCGGACTTTACCCAGCGCAGCAGCGTATTCCCCCAGCCCGACCTCTACGGCCTGCGCAACCAGTTCAACCAGCTGGTGCCCCGCGACCAACTCCAGGTCGTGAACGGCCGCAACCCCTACCCGTTCAGCAGCTTCAACAACTTCCTATACGGCACGCCCGGCGGCAGCAAGCAAAGTCAGATTACATTCAACCTGCAGAACTCGGTGGAGATGAAGGTGCGCGAAGCCAACGACACCACCGGCACCAACCCCTTTCGCAAGGCCAGCCTGATTGAAGGCCTCGACTTTAGTACCGGCTACAACTTCGCGGCCGACTCGCTGAAGCTCCAGCCGGTAGCGGTCAACTTCCGCACCCAGGTGGCCCGCAAGCTCAACCTCAACAGCACTGCCCTCTTCGAGCCCTACCAGCGCGACGCCCAGGGCCGCACCATCGACAAGTACTTGTTTGAGGCCAACCCGCGCAAGCTCCTGCGCCTGGCCTCGGCCACCTTCGGGGCCACCTATTCCTTCAACCCCGCCTCGGGCAACCGCAAGAGCGTGGTGCCCCGGGCCGTGGCCCCCACCAACGACCCCACCCTGGGCACGGTGGGCCAGCCCAATTATTACGCCGATTACGTCGACTTCGAGATTCCCTGGGAGCTGGCCCTGACCTACGCGGCCGGCTACACCACCAACCCCGTTCCGCTGAAACCCGGCGACGTGCGCCCGCCCATTCTGGCCCTGAACACGGTGGGCGTCACCGGCTCGGTAAAGCTCACGCCCAACCTTCGCCTGAGCTACAACCTAGGCTACGACATTACGCACCAGACCATTACCTACCCCAACGTCACGTTCTTCCGGGATTTGCACTGCTGGCAAATCACTGGCCAGTGGATTCCGTTTGGTGTCACCAAAGGCTACGGCTTCACCATATCGGCCAAGAGCAGCCTGCTGCAGGATTTGAAACTCAACCGCAACCGCTACCAGCAGTACCAGTAA
- a CDS encoding acyl-CoA carboxylase subunit beta yields the protein MNVEFNRNEDQLKQLSFKLHQKFQKVALGGGEKRIAAHKAKGKLTARERIDYLLDKGAATVEIGAFAGEGMYKEEGGCPSGGVVVVIGYVAGRQCVVVANDATVKAGAWFPITAKKNLRAQEISIVNKLPIIYLVDSAGVYLPMQDEIFPDKEHFGRIFRNNAVMSSMGIVQISAIMGPCVAGGAYLPIMSDEAMIVNGTGSVFLAGSYLVKSAIGETIDNEALGGASMHSEISGVTDYKFDTDEECLEHIRNIFDKMGGQASAGFSRVEPAKPAQDEQEIYGLLPSDRVKPYDMMDIINRLVDNSEFEPYKDLYGQTLICGLARIDGWAVGIVANQRKIVKSKKTGMQMGGVIYSDSADKAARFIMNCNQKRIPLVFLHDVSGFMVGSASEQGGIIKDGAKMVNAMANSVVPKFTVIVGNSYGAGNYAMCGKAYDPRLIVAWPTAQLAVMSGAAAANTLLQIQVASLKAKGEVITPEAEKELLDRIKARYEEQLSPYYAAARLWIDAVIDPLETRKVISEGIAAANHAPIEKAYNVGVIQV from the coding sequence ATGAACGTCGAGTTCAACCGCAACGAAGACCAACTCAAGCAACTCAGCTTTAAGCTCCACCAGAAGTTTCAAAAAGTAGCCCTCGGCGGCGGCGAAAAGCGCATTGCCGCCCACAAAGCCAAAGGCAAGCTCACCGCCCGCGAGCGGATTGATTATTTGCTGGATAAAGGCGCGGCCACGGTCGAAATCGGCGCGTTTGCGGGCGAGGGCATGTATAAGGAAGAAGGCGGTTGCCCCAGCGGCGGCGTGGTGGTGGTGATTGGCTACGTAGCCGGCCGGCAGTGCGTGGTGGTGGCCAACGACGCCACCGTGAAGGCTGGCGCGTGGTTTCCCATCACGGCCAAAAAGAACCTGCGGGCCCAGGAAATCAGTATCGTAAACAAGCTGCCGATTATCTACCTCGTAGACTCGGCCGGGGTGTACCTACCCATGCAGGATGAGATTTTTCCGGATAAGGAGCACTTCGGCCGCATTTTCCGCAACAACGCGGTGATGAGCAGCATGGGCATTGTGCAAATTTCGGCCATCATGGGCCCCTGCGTGGCCGGTGGCGCCTACCTGCCCATCATGAGCGACGAGGCCATGATAGTGAACGGTACCGGCTCGGTGTTCCTGGCCGGCTCCTACCTGGTGAAGTCCGCCATCGGCGAAACCATCGACAACGAGGCGCTGGGCGGTGCCAGCATGCACTCCGAAATCTCGGGCGTGACCGACTACAAGTTCGACACCGATGAAGAGTGCCTGGAGCACATCCGCAACATCTTCGACAAGATGGGCGGCCAGGCTTCGGCCGGTTTCAGCCGGGTTGAGCCAGCCAAGCCGGCGCAGGACGAGCAGGAAATCTACGGCCTGCTGCCATCCGACCGCGTGAAGCCCTACGACATGATGGACATCATCAACCGCCTGGTTGATAACTCGGAGTTTGAGCCCTACAAGGACCTGTATGGCCAGACGCTCATCTGCGGGCTGGCGCGCATCGACGGTTGGGCTGTGGGCATCGTGGCCAACCAGCGCAAAATCGTGAAGAGCAAGAAAACCGGCATGCAGATGGGCGGCGTCATCTACTCCGACTCGGCCGACAAAGCCGCGCGCTTCATCATGAACTGCAACCAGAAGCGCATTCCGCTGGTGTTTCTGCACGACGTGTCGGGCTTCATGGTGGGCTCGGCCTCCGAGCAGGGCGGCATCATCAAGGACGGCGCCAAGATGGTGAATGCCATGGCCAATTCGGTGGTGCCCAAGTTCACGGTCATCGTGGGCAACAGCTACGGCGCCGGCAACTACGCCATGTGCGGCAAAGCCTACGACCCGCGCCTCATCGTGGCCTGGCCCACCGCTCAACTCGCCGTAATGAGCGGCGCCGCGGCCGCCAATACGCTGCTGCAAATTCAGGTGGCTTCCCTCAAAGCCAAAGGCGAAGTCATCACCCCGGAAGCCGAAAAGGAACTTTTGGACCGCATCAAAGCCCGCTACGAGGAGCAATTATCGCCCTACTACGCCGCGGCCCGCCTCTGGATCGATGCAGTGATTGACCCGCTGGAAACGCGGAAAGTCATTTCGGAGGGAATTGCTGCCGCGAATCATGCGCCGATTGAGAAGGCGTATAACGTGGGGGTTATTCAAGTGTGA
- the creD gene encoding cell envelope integrity protein CreD, which yields MDTSPTIFDRLNSWMSGSVTLKLLSIGLLLLLLLIPSSMVQDLITERAENRDAATAEISSQWGGAQLVLGPVLVLPYTARVIDEKGNVSETTRYLSLLPDTLATTGTLAPERRHRGIYEAVVYRAGLHVQGAFQAPPLSDLGVPAANVRWSEAFVAVGISDMKGIRNALALRWDGQAHGFEPGVPAADVLPFGTAPTHTTEVTTETNERLRAAKYLGDEAGARGRGQAANGLNALVPLPNEAALTRRHTFSFDLDLNGSTGLLVAPLGRQTSLRLSAPWGDPSFIGAFLPAHRTVEPKKFTADWRVLHLNRNYAQHWRTDGDRPNVDASTFGVRLLVPVNEYQKTMRAAKYALLPLTLTFLVFFFVEVLNRRRIHPFQYILVGLALVIFYVLLLALSEQMPFDAAYGLSALVIVGLVTAYAAASFRQRRLTAATAGVLAVVYGFLFVVLQLQDYALLVGSLGLVVVLAAVMFLSRNVDWYHPAGEPAEGPVRV from the coding sequence ATGGACACCTCCCCCACCATCTTCGACCGCCTCAACAGCTGGATGAGCGGCTCGGTCACCCTCAAACTGCTCAGCATCGGCCTGCTATTGCTCTTGCTGCTGATTCCATCGAGCATGGTGCAGGACCTTATCACGGAGCGGGCCGAAAACCGCGACGCGGCCACGGCCGAAATCAGCAGCCAGTGGGGCGGCGCGCAATTGGTGCTGGGCCCCGTGTTGGTGCTGCCGTACACGGCCCGCGTCATCGATGAGAAAGGGAACGTGAGCGAAACCACCCGCTACCTTAGCCTGCTGCCCGATACGCTGGCCACCACGGGCACCTTGGCGCCCGAGCGGCGGCACCGCGGCATCTACGAAGCCGTAGTGTACCGGGCGGGCTTGCACGTGCAGGGCGCTTTCCAGGCCCCGCCCCTGTCCGACCTGGGCGTGCCGGCCGCCAACGTGCGCTGGTCCGAAGCCTTCGTGGCCGTGGGCATTTCCGACATGAAGGGCATCCGAAACGCCCTGGCCCTGCGCTGGGACGGCCAAGCCCATGGCTTCGAGCCGGGCGTGCCCGCCGCCGACGTGTTGCCCTTCGGCACCGCCCCCACGCACACGACCGAAGTCACCACCGAAACCAATGAGCGGCTGCGGGCGGCCAAATACCTTGGCGATGAAGCCGGAGCCCGGGGCCGGGGCCAAGCAGCTAATGGGCTGAACGCCCTGGTGCCCCTGCCCAACGAAGCGGCCCTAACCCGCCGCCACACCTTTTCTTTCGACCTAGACCTGAACGGCAGCACCGGCTTGCTCGTAGCGCCCCTGGGCCGCCAAACCAGCCTCCGCCTGAGCGCCCCGTGGGGCGACCCCAGCTTTATCGGCGCCTTTTTGCCGGCGCACCGCACCGTGGAGCCTAAGAAATTCACGGCCGACTGGCGGGTGCTGCACCTCAACCGCAACTACGCGCAGCACTGGCGCACCGACGGCGACCGGCCCAATGTGGACGCCTCCACCTTCGGCGTGCGCCTGCTGGTACCCGTGAACGAGTACCAGAAAACCATGCGCGCCGCCAAATACGCCCTGCTGCCGCTCACGCTCACCTTCCTCGTTTTCTTCTTTGTGGAAGTGCTGAACCGCCGTCGCATTCACCCTTTCCAATACATCTTGGTGGGCCTGGCGCTGGTCATTTTCTACGTGCTGCTGCTGGCCTTGTCCGAGCAAATGCCGTTTGATGCCGCCTACGGGCTGTCGGCCCTGGTGATTGTGGGGCTGGTGACGGCCTACGCAGCGGCCAGTTTCCGGCAGCGCCGCCTCACGGCCGCTACCGCCGGGGTACTGGCGGTGGTCTACGGCTTCCTGTTTGTGGTGCTGCAGCTGCAAGACTATGCGCTGCTGGTGGGCAGCCTGGGCCTGGTCGTGGTGCTGGCGGCTGTGATGTTTCTCTCACGCAACGTGGACTGGTACCACCCGGCCGGCGAGCCCGCCGAGGGCCCGGTCCGGGTGTAA